TAGGgaacaagaaaaaaagaattagatCCACAATGGGAGTCTAAAATGCTTTGCGTCACCTTTTCCCTCAATGTTTCAGAGCGAAGAGCTCCCCTGTCTGCAGTCAGCCATTGTCGTGCTCCATGCTCTTCCATTCATTCTAGTGTCCGAGAATAAACATCGTTCCCTCATTTGCCATCACATTCCATGAGACATCTACACTTGCACTGTCAAGTCTCACTCACGAAAAGCACTGGCTTGTTCAAGTTGAGCATTGAGCTCCAGTAGATGCTGCACAAGCAGCAACTGATATTTTCGAGTAATATGTTTATTTTCTATAGATTTACAAGATACAAGTGATCTAAATCAAATGGTTACGATTGCTGAATCCCAGATTTTGAAGACCTGAGCTGCGAGATGGTCTTTGGTCAGCAACCTCCTCTTCATGACCCCACGTTGAAGCAACCATGCTACCACAAGTCCTGTAATGGCACCGATCCCAGCACGTTGACAGGCAAAATAATTCCACCCTTGACTTCTTCTAACTACGATCTTATTTGTCCACTGTTTGCAGGCATAACAAAGCAGAAACATGGTGTGAACTGCTCCAGTGGATGAAAGAGAACTGGCAGCACTTCTTCCTACGACGCAGCAGATTACACTGTATTAAATATGAAGTTGATTTAGTCTTTCTTTCAACTGAAAATATATGTACTGTCGATCAGAAGGTGATGGGAATACTGTTTACATGTCATTTGCTGTCGAATTAAATATGTAGAACAAGACACATTTCAGTCTCCGAATAATTGTGATGTGACGCCCTTTAATACCCCTTTTGGTTTGACTTTTCTTTTTAGAATCTTCTCACAGGATCTAAATAATGAATCACAAGAGAATCTTATCATCGAGGAACTGCGTTTGTCGAATTCATCCCCACTAATGGTAGGTGAGATCAATAGCAATCCACAATTACGATATGGGAATTGGAGAGTAAGACCATCTGGCAACACATCATGTGCATGCTTAAAGCAACATAAAGCGCGAGTTAGGGCTAATCGAGAAACATTTTTTCCATGGGAATGCCATAACTAAGTTTTCTATTAGGAAGACGAAGAAGGTTTATTCCACGTACGGACTCTGACTGCATTCTTACGGCAAACAAtggcaaatctccatttagtttaCGGAAACTTTTGACAGTCCTTTTGCGTGCAAAAAGCCATTGACAATGAAGAACTGAAGAATGATAATTTGATATTTCCAAATGCCAAACTATCCGAACTCATCGATCTTAGGAGGATTCAACTAAATCCGGATTGAAACTGGCACCAAAGAAGAATAGGGAGGAGGAATGGGTAATTGCGCCATAGTTTCTGTGAGACGAGGACCACCAGGCAACCCATTCAGGGAACAAGAAGAATGGAACTGAGGTCCACGAGGGGAGTATAAAATGCTTCACGTCACCTTTTTCCGCGGACATTCCAAAGCGATGAGCTTCCCTGTCGGCAGTCCTCCATACAATGAATAAAGATCGATCCCATCAGCCATTGTTGTGCTCCATCTTCTTCCATTCATCCTAGTGTCTGACAACAAACTGGATGTTCCAGTGACAGGACAGCAATACACTGTTACTGTCAAATCTCACTCATGACAAGCACTGCCATTCTCAAGTTGAGCTTTGTGTAGATGCACAACTAGTGCTCCCTGTTGCTGCTAATATCTCAACATCTGCGGCTCACATCTCTGGATTTTATTGAAGAGGATATTAGATGCTCTTTGTTAAATGTCGTAGTTGCAAGTACATAAAGAAAACACATGAGCTTCAGAGAGGCTTGGCAATGAACGGATGAGAGCAGACGACGGATGTGAAGCAAAAGGTGATGGCATTGCTGCCTGATAGAGTCTCATCATTGAATCACAAGAGATTGTCATCATGGAGGAACCTCTTTGACTCTCCGCTTGCTCTAATTACATCTAAATGATATGACAGGCATATCTGTCATTATCTATAGACCTCTAAGAGAGTAGGAAACGCGAATGATTCCGCGGGACTGCTCACCTCACTTGTTGGACCAGATGCAGATGCAGATGCAGTAGCCAACAAGCAAGCATGTTACAGGGATCTGAGATGACCCAGATGCTCCACTAGGATTTCCATGGATTCACTTCTCGGTGGACTCTGAACTGATTGCCCCAACCAGAGAATGAGCAAACAGGCCGATCCACTCTCTGACCTCCTAAATGGCGAGTGGCCATGACAATTTGCTGCCGTTGGTTCTAATTGATGTGCCTTCAAGAACTATAGTGCAAATGAGTCGTTGACCAAGAAAACCTTGGAAACTCACATAACCGTTCCTCTTTGTGTTAATATTCGCATATTCCATATAATAATGATTCGTATCTCACACCATGATGCTGACATAATCCCTCGGCCTCAACCTGTGCCTTAACACTCCGCTAAATTACTAATTGGGCCTTCTATTAGGTTCAACAGTTGGCCAATTAAGGGCCCGTAATCTCGCTTCACTGTTGTACATAGATCGGGCTCAACAGGTATGGGCCAATTATGGCCCATTAATACCTAGTAAGAGACTGGACTCGATCCGTTCCTGCCCGCTTTGCCCCCGGCCGCTCGAATTGGCCAACCGCACTTCACCGCCATCCCCGACGGCGGAGTTAGCCGGCGCCCGCGTCGAGTAGATCTTCGCCACTTCCCCCTCGCGGCGTCGCGTGGACTTCAGCTTGGTTCGTGAACCCTCACCTGTAGTGCCACCAACGGCGGAGGGGGATTCTGTGTCCCGACAGTTCGTTTTGGCTTGATCGTGGAGCAGACGAAGGGCGGCGTGGCCACGAGGTTGGAGGAAGGGACGACGAAGATGAACGCTTGGGCGGCGACGGTGAGTGGATCCGTACTTTGTGGTTGATTCTGTGTTTTGCGCCTTTGATTCGGCCAAATGGCAACCTCGTTGTCTGCCTTCTACTCTTTACGCGTGGATGCTCGCCACTCGGGATGGGCTTCTGTTGGTATTTGATGACATCTACAGGGCACTTCAGGTAATCTTGCGAGAAATGTAGTGTGGAATATGATTCTTATGCTTGATTTGAGCGATCAGGAGTCCTATCTATGAGAAGTATGTACAAGGATAAGGTAAACATGCAGTTTTTGTCTTGGAAAGAAGGAAATCAGCGTAAGCTGTCTAGGGATCAGGTGATATATCGAGAAGGAGAATATGGATGAAACTGCATCTGAAAAGCAGTTATAACatgagaaaagggaaaaaaattgtGATCATTGTTTGAGAGATTACGGTACTGAAAAGGTCAGACTTTTCAGAAAGATCAACAGAAGGGTAAAAAAATATTAGGTGGAGAATCTCAACAGACAGTACTTCCAAATGGTTTTGCTAGTTCTGATTTGAGATCTCTGCCAACATCTTTGATGATCCAGAAATTGATTAGAAGAGTAAAAGAAATGAGAAAGAGGTCGGCGATGCAAGTCTGAGATGACAGAGTAGACATACTGTTAGGTTTATTATTTTGGTATTTTGCTGCTTAATCAAACATGAAAACATGCATTCAAGCTTGAAAATGATGAGTTTTAAACAACTCCCTTACACTTTAAAGTATAACATCTCATTGAGTATCTGAATCTAGAATAGCTAGTTATGTGATTTGGAACTCTAACAACATTGGATCCTAACAATGTGCTTCTCCAAGTTTTACGACACAAAAGGAAAACCAAAATGGATATTAAAAATCTACTATCTTTTAAACTGTGAATGTCAAATCCAATACTGATTTGTCTGGGGAAAGTCTCAAGTGCACCTAGATGTGAATGGTTTCCTTGAACTACATATCATGCACGAAAAAATAGGGGAAATTGAGTTTTTAAAAATTGTGCTCTGACTCATATCTTATAGATTGTTATGGTATCAGTTGATTAATATAGCACTGATTTTTTCACGAGGAATGTTTTACAAAATCTAATATAACTTATCAGAATAATGCAAAAGTAAATCATTAGTAGTGCAGAATTAAAATACTCATGGATATTATGTTCCTTGAAGACATATGGTGTGCATGATCTTGCTTATGGCCACGACTTGTTAAACAGTTTGGTGCTGATATTTGTGTTGATTCAAGAGAATTGTTTGTGTAACAAGACAACTGTCGTTACTATAGAATACGTAAATGCAACCTTGCTTTTCTGAACTGATTTTTGAGATTTCTGCACTCATGTCATGAAATCTTAATTCAACTTTTCTGGGTTTTCTTGCATGTATAGGCATCTAAATTTAATCCATGACAATGTATCAGAAAAGGGTGACTGGTCGCCCAGGTCACAATTTATTCACTATAAAAAGGGTCAATGTGCAttgtttccaacatgttattcatCAGGATTGCATGTTCCAACCATGCTGGCTTTTGCTGGTTGGCACTGATtttgtcagcagtggtatctgcaTGATTTATCACAAGAATTTGCTGACACAGCAATATATTGGCATAATACTTATGGCAGCCAGCATGCCTCTGATCTTGTCTGAGATGCATTGTGCCAGCACATTACCCGCAAGGACAAATCTATTATATGTGTGGCAAAGGAGAGAAAGATTAGCAGAGGACTTAAGCTTCAGAAGAACATTTGCCCAATTATTAAGATGACCAAGTGTCCTTTAACTCATTCTAATCTGCAGACAATCATGAAAATTTACTATTTCGATGAGCTTGTAGTATCTTGCTGAGCTTTGCTAAGCCTATCTTTTCCTATAGCATTATGACTTTGCATATACGAGGAATCTACGTGGTTATAAGGAATTGATCAGTATCCTATAGCCAATTTTCAGTGAAAAGACATAGTTCTGTCATTTTCTTTTGCAACATCATTATGCTATTTGACTTTTTTAGTCCTAGTTGTTGTCTTCTCAATATTTATTCTTGTGAAACTAGATAGGAATGAGaacttattttctttttaattcaGAATGGCTAGTATGTAAATGGGAAACATAAAACTTGTGTTTCATCTTCATCTAATTTCATTCTCCCTTGGTCTCATTCCAACTACTTGCACTAAGATGAGATTTGGAGAGTATGACAAAGGTTGTTAATGATTGATATCTGCTGCACTACGTATCCTATATGGATTGCTGCACCACAACCTAGTCATTTGCCTTCATGAAATTAGTCACTTCTACCATGTTGCTCTTTGGAAGCCTTTTTACTTGTATAACTTTTAGTTGGAGGGATCCAACTCATAACATTTATGCTGGCTATTCAACCACAGGATGGTGATGTAGTTGTTACTTCTACAGATTGCTGAACAAAAATTATATCAGTTGATAATCTAAAACATACTAATGCAATGTAACACAAGAATTTTCTCTtcgtttatttttcttttctttaaatgTCTCTTGCAATAACATAATTGCACTTCAATTGTTATTTTTTAATGTGCAATTATGTTTTAACAATGAGCATACGTGTTATTTTTCTAATTCTGTCTATTAAAGTCTTTATAGGTTTTATTTCAGCTTATTACCATCCTACTACTATTCATTGTGGTTCACTACAGTAAAATTTCAGTCTGTTTTCTGCTGAAGCAGTATGAAAGGAGACTTACTAGCCATTCCCTTTCTACAGTTTACAAAGAGGAGTAGCAGAAACTCACTTAATCATATAGTTCTGAAATTTTAATTGAAGAATACTGTAGTGCCTAATTCACTTCCATTTTAGAGGTCATTCATGGAGTGCACACCTTAAAATGAAAATGAACATTTATAGTCATGGCTGAATGTGAATAGGGAATACCAATAGCCTTGGGAATGATTAGATACTCAGATGAATTTCTGTGAAAAATTTTTCACCATGTTATGCTGTTCATCGTTTACCTAGGCAAGTGTCAAGATTTTATAACAACATTGGCTCTTTACTAGTGAGTATCACATAGCGCCTTGCTTGTTGAACAGAGAAACATGTAATATACTGGCACATCATTCCATGCTTATGCTTACTCAGTTTGAATGAAATACAATTATGTTTCAGTAAGTTGATTGAGTCTACTCTCTATAATCATGGGCAGCTGAAAACTTATTTGTtcttaaattattttagatatatctCTACTTATTTATATACTGATAGAACAgcccttttaaataaaaaaataaatgaaactgTTAAGATTCCAAGTTGCTACATGTAATCATTGACAGGTACCTGTAAAGAGAAAAAAAGCCACTGCCATGTATGAAAACTCAAACTGCAGCTTGCAGTTCCTTTCTAACTGCAGTAAAATTCTTCCTAATCTCTTCAATCCTTTTTGTTTTCCTTCTGTATGATACAAGAGCTCAAATTTGATGATGCTATCTATCTTCTTCAATTAGACTGTACAATTATGCTCATGAGGATTGATTAGACAATGCCCATTCTTTTTTCcttatcttttctctttttctatatGATAAAAGTATAATAAAGAACTTGTATGacttgatagaagataaagaaTTGCCAATTGAACATGTGGTGGTTCCTGTCTCGATATCAGGTATTAGCTGAGTCAACTCTCTGGAATAATTAGTCATGGTTACTAGTCTCTTTAAAAGTATCAAGCTAAATTTACAATTTCAACCTTCCCTTTGTGATTATTGAAATTGTCATGTTCTTTTTAATAGAGAATCTGCAGGGCTCTTTATTTCACTTCAATAAGTAACAAATTACAGCCGATCTGTACCAAACTTTCATGCCAAATCTGCAATATCTCAACAACTTCTACCTGCTTTCTTGCAGACTACTTTGTGTTCCCATTCAGCTTTCCCAGACAAGTGTTACATTAGAGAAATGTGATTCCTACATTGTACTAACTCCACCAATGTCCAGGCTTGGATAATCTTTTAGGGGATCTAACAACTTAGAATTCACTGGCATTATATGATCTTTTCAAATAAAAGCCCAAATGACTGCAGATGACCAACCAACTCCACTTGATGCATCAGGACACATTGTAGCAAGTGATTATtttaagtcatttagggtctgcaTATAGACTTCCAAACAAGACTATCCCTTCCTAAGAATTCCCCTCAGTAACTATCATCGGCATGTTTATGCTCTTTCTAAGAATCTCAAGCTCTAAGAGGTAATTTTGAATCTCCAGCTTGCTAAGCATAGTTTTGATCTTTTTTCACCATGTCTGGAGCATTTGGCAGATAAATTTGTTGCACATCCTTTCCTGTTATATGCTAGTATAGTCTTCCTAGCTTCTTCACTCACTAAATATTGCAAGAAAAAGAGATGTTTCTTTAAGAACTAGTTTATTTGTTCAGATTTCGTTATTAAGCTGATCTGTTGCAGGTTCTAAGTATGAGAGGCAAAGATGATGACAGTGTCGTGTTACAGCTGGTCTCTGGTACCCCGAACCTGTCAATTGAGGTAATATTATAAACATAAGTATAGACTCAGTGAGTTCAATCCACCATATTTCTTGTCTAGATGTTCCTTATTTGATGTTCACAGAAGACCTAAGTTGATCTATTTTAGTTTTGTATACAACCTGTGAGTTCCCTTGTGTCTTGGTGACATATTTGTTTTTGCTATGTTCATTGTTTTCGGTGCCAAACTATGCTAAGAATCACTATGCTTCTTGCCAATCCTACCCATCCCACTTccattcttccttttttttcccttctgtttcttttttctctcccatcctcatcttgtttcctctgccCTCATGGCTTCAATTTCTTATTTCTGCAGTGTTTACTAGTGTAGAATAGCCTGTACCTCAAGACATTTAAAATTCTATATTTTGATCATATGTTTCGTATTCTGTGGAAAATTTTTTTGTTCATCAAAGCAATCCCTGGTTACTTTTTCATCCATATGTTTTAATCACCCCTAGATCTCAACCTGCACAAAATACATATGCAAATTGAAACGTTTGTAACTAcagaaatatcttatatatttcaGCCTAGCACCATTAGTATGATGACAAACAATATCTTAAGAAAGGGCTGAAGCATATATATGGTACAAAATACTGGATGACAAGTGTCAATGCAGCATTTTGGTCAGTAAGTATCCAGAATAACTAGTGTTTTATTGTAGTGTACAAATAATAATCTCTCTAGTGCATCCTTTTCTTATGGGGTCAGACCATCAAAAGAATTCAGTGCTCTTATATTAATCAGTGTTAAATATCGAAGACATTTCCAAAAATAACCTGTCAGAAGCAAGTTCTCTCAATCTGATATGTCAAATAATGGCCTATGGGAATTTGTTAAGACTTTGATCAAACAATCCTCACACTTTTAGTTAACGCCAGAGCAAATGCTATTGATTACCTGTTGCTTTTATGTTCACAGGCTGCAATACTTGCATATTCAGCATTTATCGATATCATCTCATCAACTTTCATGAACTTGGCATGTGACACCTTGTGATCGATTTTCCCTTTGTTGTGTTTTTTTTTGCTTGTGGTTGTTGCGTCTACCTTTACTTCTGTGCATGCATGGCAGTTGCAAGTTTATAGGATTCTTCTGCTCAGGACCCAATCTTTTGATCTGACATCTTATACCACTTTTCTCCTTTGATTATGTGAGCCTGCAACCTCTTTCCTGTTTTGATTGCATGTGAACTTATTCCTCAAGTGTGCAATTGGTGCATGGCATTCCTGTCTGCCAGTTCAATACTTCTATGTCTCTGTGTAACACTCCTCGTTCCTCTTATCACCAGGAGGAGGTAAGTAAAGACGGAAGTAATCTGCGCTTTCGATTTAATTGTTCAGCTGACAGCAATGAGGGTCAAGGAATGAAGCTCTTGAAAGAAGATATAGGAGCAGGAATGCGGTCGCTCTACTTCAAAGTTCTCGGCATAATGTCAATGTCTGTTGTTGCTGCTTCTATCCACCACTCCTACCACCAACCTGAGACCCTCAAACTCGAGCCAGAGCACAATGTGGCTTCATAGCCATGGCAGCTCGTCCGAGTCTGCACGTGCCCATGGACTACTCCTGCATATAGCTCCAAACTATATTCACAATCGATGCATCCTAATCTACCTCCATTTCAACAGAAGCATCATCCAATGCCCGTATTACTTCCATCCTCTTCTATTTTTTTGTCAAGGTAGGTTGATAAATCGGTGCAATATCAAGCTTGAGTTAggattgtgtatgtgtgtgtgttcttTTAGGGAATGTATGGGAGAATTGTGATTTGCCTGCTTGTACATTGTGTTTGTGGTGGCTGTAGTGCAGTGGCTTCTCTTTCTGTTCTTGGACGGTGTAGAAAAAGTTAATGCAAATCTATATTTTGTGTACGATAATATACTAAATGGATGCTGTTGGAAGTATTGGTTGTAATGTCTGGGGACAGTATTGCAGTGCTTGTAAAGGAAGGGGCAGGCATTCAC
This Musa acuminata AAA Group cultivar baxijiao chromosome BXJ1-2, Cavendish_Baxijiao_AAA, whole genome shotgun sequence DNA region includes the following protein-coding sequences:
- the LOC135601272 gene encoding uncharacterized protein LOC135601272, whose amino-acid sequence is MNAWAATVLSMRGKDDDSVVLQLVSGTPNLSIEEEVSKDGSNLRFRFNCSADSNEGQGMKLLKEDIGAGMRSLYFKVLGIMSMSVVAASIHHSYHQPETLKLEPEHNVAS